DNA from Rhodopirellula bahusiensis:
ACCGGCGTTTCGACCACGGCGGGTGCACGTGCAATGACTTGGTCACCAACGGGAGCGTTCTGCATCGCCGAGATCACCACTTCACTGACACCTTGTTGGTGCAATGTGATGATGTCTGAAACGACGGGGCGTCGCTGAACACCTCGCGATGCAATTTGGTTCAGCACCACACCTTCGCTCACGCCACTGCGGCTCATCGCGACGACGTCGTTGAACGAGACGGCTCCGGTGGGCACCAGCGGTGATGCGGAAGGTTGGGGGGCAACAGTTCGTGTGTAATGGCTCGGCTGCGAGTAATACTGCTGAGCCTGCAACTCCTTGTCTTTCGCGTTGCCCAGCACTCCGCCGGCAACGGCTCCAACAGCGCCACCAATGGCAGCTCCTGCCCCCGCTTCACCGTTGTTGTCACCAATGATCGCACCGGCGATCGCACCCGTGATGCCGCCCCATGTCGCACCGCGTTGGGTGTTGGCCTGAGCCATCGCACTGTTGGGGGAGAAGACTCCCAATGCCAAAACTGCGGCACCAGCGAGAATCAAACGGACGCCAAAATTGAATTGAATTTTCATGTTCAATGCCACCTCAAACGGGGCAAACGAAGGGAACGCGAACGGAAAAGGTTGCTCGCCTTGGTTGCGACGGAAACCATCCATCGACCACCTACGCTTTTAGATCGGCAATCGCTTCGACAACAACGCCAATTTTTTGTATCCGCTTCACAACCGCGCGCGATCTGCGTGAAACCTCCCCGTGAAACCGGCTGCTGAAATTCTGGCTCGTCGCTATCCCCGCAACGCCTTGGCCAACGGGCAACCAACCATCGCGTCCGCTTCGCCGGAGCGGTATTTCTGCAGCAACTCGCGTGACTTTGCCGCCAGCTCGCGTCGGACTTCTCGGCGGCGGCCTTTGACTCGTTCGATCTTCATGTCGTCGTAGGCCGTTGTTTGGTGACGCATCCAAGCGATGACGGCGGATTCGGCTCGACGCTGGATGGGAATGCGTTCGGTCCGAGCGACCGTGCCGCTGCCAACCGGAGTCGCATGTTCCGTCACGGCCTTGGCAAGGTTCCTGGCCACGGCGGAATACTCCGGTGCGAACTTCAAAAAACCGCAAACCGCTTGAAAGAAGTCCTGGACGTATTCGCCCTGTTTTTCGTCGCGTCGCTTTTTCGCTGCGGCCTGTTTCTTAGCGTAGCCCGCGGTGGAACGAGTCGCCTCCATCGATGCTTTTGCATCCGCGATCTGCTTCGCGTCCGCCCAAAGCCCCTGCGAAAATTCTCGTCGCCCCTTCTTTTCTTTGATCGTCCAAGTCGGCCCAGCGGCCTTTACACGACGAGTCACACCGGCGTCGCCGGGAGGCAACAACTCCCATCCGCTCGGCACTTCGCAGACCTCACCGGATGCCAAACGAACCGTACGTTCTTGCGGCCCCGGAGAACCAGTCAATGTTTCAGTGGATCGATCCGCCATCGTCGACTTTGGTATAGGTTGAAGAGTGTTGCGTTCAGATTCATTTGCAAATTTCATGGTCACCTCTCCCCCAACTTTGGAGGTCGAGCAGTTTTCTGATACCGCTTTTCGGCAGATTTTTACACGGCGCACCTCTCCCGAAACGAAGTTTGGGGAGAGGTCGAGTGACGCCGTTCAGGCGTACGCGAGGGTGAGGGCCGAACATGGGAAAGGGCGCGCACTACCCTCCCCGGAATTCTCGCTGAACGCTCGCATTCCGACCCTCCCCAACTGCGTTCAGGAGGGTGATTTCAACCTTGCGAGCACGGCACTTCAAAACTGCACGACCTCTTTGTTGGGGGAGAGCTCGATCGGAGCGTTCAGCGAAGTTCGGGTGAGGGGGCCAACGCTCCAAAGTCCCAAGCAACTCCCAAATTCCACTCGACCGCTCAAACAAGAAACCGAGAAGTGATGACCTGACTCCCACGAGTCTCAATATCGGCACGCAATCAACAACGCCGCACCCCAGTCACGACACCTCAACGACCGATAGAACCGTCACAAATCCCCATCCAAAGTGGCATCGACTTCCAGCCTGCAAGAGAGCACATACTTGAAGCAGGGGGAACACAAGCTGGAAGCTCATACCACTTGGAGCGATCCCCACCGAGTGCCCCTAATTTGGTCTACAATGACGCCGAGCCCGCTCCACAGTCGGCTCCGACAATCACTTCTTTGCTTGACTTCATGTGTCGTCGAATGCTGCGATCTCCCCTGACTTTTTCACCGCACTCGCGTGCTCCCTTCAAACTTGTGGCATCAGCTCTGTTGCTGCTCGCAACGATCGCCTCTTCAGCGAACCTGTCGGCGCAGGCGGGAGAAGAAGCATCACCGTCTCGTCCCAACGTTCTATTGTTCTTGGTCGATGACTTGGGTTGGGCGGACCTAGGGTGCTACGGCAGCACCTACCACGAGACCCCGCAGATCGATGCGTTGGCCGAATCGGGAACTCGATTCACCAACGCTTACGCCGCCTGCCCCGTGTGCTCACCCACGCGAGCGAGCATCCTGACCGGACGTCACCCAGTTCGTGTGGATGTCACCGACTGGATCCCGGGCATGTCGACCGACCGAGCCCAGAACCCTCGTTTCCAACACGTCGACGACCGAGACAACCTGGCTTTGGACGAAGTCACGCTCGCTGAACACCTGCGAGACGCCGCCGACTACCAAACATTCTTCCTTGGCAAATGGCACCTTGGCGATATCGGGCACCTGCCCACTGACCAAGGGTTCCAAATCAACATCGGAGGCGGTCACAAAGGTTCGCCACCGGGCGGTTATTACTCGCCATGGAAGAACCCGTATTTGAAAGCCAAACAAGACGGCGAATACTTGACGACGCGTCTGACGGACGAAGCCGTTTCATTGGTCGACTCTGCATCCCGTGAAGACAAACCATTCTTCATGATGATGAGCTACTACAACGTTCATTCGCCCATCACTCCCGACAAACGAACGATCGATCACTTCCAAGAGAAACAATCGAACACGCCGAAACTCCAAGGCGACACGCCAACGATTAACGAACGAGATGCTGTCACGCGAGGCCGGCAGGATAACCCGGCTTACGCGTCAATGGTGAAAGCCGTCGACACCAGTGTCGGTCGTATCTTAAAAGCGTTGAAGGAGCATGGTGTCGATGACAACACACTGGTCGTGTTCTTCTCCGACAACGGCGGTCTGTCGACGCTTCGCAAGTTTGGGCCAACCTGCAATTCGCCCCTGCGAGCTGGCAAGGGTTGGTTGTACGAAGGCGGAATTCGCGAACCATTGCTGGTCCGTCTGCCGAAATCGATGTCAGCGACCGCAACCGCCAAGGCAAGTTCGCTTCAACCAAAGGTCGTCGACACGATCGCGTGCAGCACCGATTTGTTTCCAACCATCCTCGATGTGGTCGGGTTGCCACTTCAAGCTGAGTTGCATGCGGACGGAACAAGCTTGCTACCCACGATCGATGGCGAAGCAGCCGCTGCTGACGCCTCACCTCGTGACTTGCACTGGCACTACCCACACTACCATGGTTCGCTTTGGCGTCCTGGTGCCGCGATTCGGCGTGGCGACTACAAATTGATCGAGTTCTACGAAACTGACACCGCAGAACTGTATGATCTATCGGTCGACATCGGCGAAACCAACGACCTGTCGAAAACCGAGCCCGAACGTTTCGCTGAACTGCGTGACGCACTTCGCAAATGGCAAACTGACATGGGAGCCAAAATGCCGGTTCCCAATCCGAACTTCCACTCTTCGAACTGACACAAAAGCTTATGAGCACCACCGTCGATGCGATGCGAGCCGACG
Protein-coding regions in this window:
- a CDS encoding glycine zipper domain-containing protein, coding for MKIQFNFGVRLILAGAAVLALGVFSPNSAMAQANTQRGATWGGITGAIAGAIIGDNNGEAGAGAAIGGAVGAVAGGVLGNAKDKELQAQQYYSQPSHYTRTVAPQPSASPLVPTGAVSFNDVVAMSRSGVSEGVVLNQIASRGVQRRPVVSDIITLHQQGVSEVVISAMQNAPVGDQVIARAPAVVETPVYVPAPRVYVQPAPVYRARPVYHGPPRHGRSSGFHIHYGR
- a CDS encoding DUF2293 domain-containing protein, whose translation is MADRSTETLTGSPGPQERTVRLASGEVCEVPSGWELLPPGDAGVTRRVKAAGPTWTIKEKKGRREFSQGLWADAKQIADAKASMEATRSTAGYAKKQAAAKKRRDEKQGEYVQDFFQAVCGFLKFAPEYSAVARNLAKAVTEHATPVGSGTVARTERIPIQRRAESAVIAWMRHQTTAYDDMKIERVKGRRREVRRELAAKSRELLQKYRSGEADAMVGCPLAKALRG
- a CDS encoding sulfatase; the encoded protein is MLRSPLTFSPHSRAPFKLVASALLLLATIASSANLSAQAGEEASPSRPNVLLFLVDDLGWADLGCYGSTYHETPQIDALAESGTRFTNAYAACPVCSPTRASILTGRHPVRVDVTDWIPGMSTDRAQNPRFQHVDDRDNLALDEVTLAEHLRDAADYQTFFLGKWHLGDIGHLPTDQGFQINIGGGHKGSPPGGYYSPWKNPYLKAKQDGEYLTTRLTDEAVSLVDSASREDKPFFMMMSYYNVHSPITPDKRTIDHFQEKQSNTPKLQGDTPTINERDAVTRGRQDNPAYASMVKAVDTSVGRILKALKEHGVDDNTLVVFFSDNGGLSTLRKFGPTCNSPLRAGKGWLYEGGIREPLLVRLPKSMSATATAKASSLQPKVVDTIACSTDLFPTILDVVGLPLQAELHADGTSLLPTIDGEAAAADASPRDLHWHYPHYHGSLWRPGAAIRRGDYKLIEFYETDTAELYDLSVDIGETNDLSKTEPERFAELRDALRKWQTDMGAKMPVPNPNFHSSN